A single genomic interval of Bos indicus isolate NIAB-ARS_2022 breed Sahiwal x Tharparkar chromosome 5, NIAB-ARS_B.indTharparkar_mat_pri_1.0, whole genome shotgun sequence harbors:
- the C5H12orf50 gene encoding uncharacterized protein C12orf50 homolog isoform X8, with protein sequence MEMQQNCSISCFWETQPLGCVKISCIFYHSKPRNINGLFLPPSSNIILQKETQEGIPPPTQSQEPLKPQENISRPIHHPLVLKTNFEEEEEEEGEQNDYLALGQFNLKKIYPIDASSLWTKTPEEIEEKRAIKEMCYKSGEYYRVHTPSDISSSKSIASIVEKEIEKSLESGSELQEGDGLTVPTKFSLFERQGEIKASLDRKPRTDIAAFENGGGDCYVPQRIIFLGVDENEALTEEKESTISKCSNAKDNKDSPHPKRSLTTRLVPTAHVLNATENISMKCREDLSSMNDVHPVMKPHFKGVKKRKWIYDEPKNFPDPGMQRAVQASNPKNKMSYHRNNKNKNSENASYIHVQRDAVRTVSLNAPPHGRPPHGSYNKADVNKEPKFKLCSDKYMSTSYNGSAWQKRIPFSKTYSKNEKIYTGHSGEIAAFPSGQMACGERRQKTRAATSLFL encoded by the exons ATATCATTCTACAGAAAGAAACTCAGGAAGGAATTCCACCCCCAACCCAGAGTCAGGAACCTCTAAAACCTCAGGAGAATATATCACGACCCATTCACCATCctttagttttaaaaactaactttgaggaagaggaggaggaagaaggtgaacaaaatg ATTATTTGGCTTTGggacaatttaatttaaaaaaaatatatcctaTAGATGCTTCTAGTTTATGGACAAAGACTCctgaagaaattgaagaaaaaagaGCAATAAAGGAGATGTGTTATAAATCTG GTGAATACTACAGAGTTCATACTCCTTCAGATATTTCATCATCTAAAAGCATAGCCTCTATAGTGGAAAAAGAGATAGAAAAGTCTTTGGAAAGTGGCAGTGAATTGCAAGAAG gggATGGTCTGACAGTTCCAACAAAATTCAGCCTATTTGAAAGGCAAGGTGAAATAAAAGCATCATTGGACAGGAAACCAAGGACTGACattgctgcttttgaaaatgGAG GAGGTGACTGCTATGTTCCACAGAGAATCATATTTCTTGGAGTAGATGAAAATGAAGCTTtaactgaagagaaagaaagcaccATATCAAAATGTTCAAATGCTAAAG atAACAAGGACAGCCCTCATCCAAAGCGTTCCCTAACTACCCGACTAGTACCTACAGCGCATGTATTAAATGCTACTGAGAATATCAGTATGAAGTGCAGAGAGGACCTTTCTTCAA TGAATGATGTCCATCCAGTGATGAAGCCTCATTTTAAaggtgtgaaaaaaagaaaatggatatatGACGAACCAAAgaactttcctgacccagggatgcagAGAG CAGTACAGGCTTCAAAtcccaaaaataaaatgagttaccatcggaataataaaaacaaaaattctgagaATGCATCCTATATCCATGTTCAGAGAGATGCTGTCAGAACTGTCTCATTGAATGCACCTCCTCACGGCAGGCCTCCACACGGGTCCTACAATAAAGCTGATGTTAACAAGGAACCCAAATTCAAGCTCTGTTCAG aTAAATATATGTCAACATCATATAATGGTTCAGCGTGGCAAAAAAGAATTCCTTTTTCAAAAAcgtattcaaaaaatgaaaagatatatacaG GGCACAGTGGAGAGATTGCAGCATTTCCCAGTGGACAGATGGCCTGTggagagaggaggcagaaaaCACGAGCTGCCACTAGTCTGTTCCTCTGA